Proteins encoded within one genomic window of Triticum aestivum cultivar Chinese Spring chromosome 2D, IWGSC CS RefSeq v2.1, whole genome shotgun sequence:
- the LOC123048846 gene encoding antifungal protein ginkbilobin-like protein, protein MAPSRRAGRLLFLPLALVHLLSSCPHTTSGAPNTAPLSVLCNGAVYGAGDPFAESLAYVLADLLAATPQSRARDAYTISPYPNAFAYGHAACRAGLTGVDCASCLGSAVSQMNATCGHAVGARAVLVDCSVRYEQYAFVA, encoded by the coding sequence ATGGCGCCCTCACGCAGAGCGGGccggctcctcttcctccccctcgcgctGGTGCACCTCCTCTCCTCCTGCCCGCACACCACCAGCGGCGCGCCCAACACGGCACCGCTCTCCGTGCTCTGCAACGGCGCGGTGTACGGCGCCGGGGACCCCTTCGCGGAGAGCCTCGCCTACGTGCtggccgacctgctggccgccacgCCGCAGTCCCGCGCCCGCGACGCGTACACCATCTCCCCGTACCCGAACGCGTTCGCCTACGGCCACGCCGCGTGCCGCGCCGGTCTGACGGGCGTGGACTGCGCGAGCTGCCTCGGCTCCGCCGTCAGCCAGATGAACGCCACCTGTGGCCACGCCGTCGGTGCGAGGGCCGTGCTCGTGGATTGCAGCGTACGGTACGAGCAGTACGCCTTCGTGGCTTAG